A genomic stretch from Rhodobacterales bacterium HKCCA1288 includes:
- a CDS encoding L,D-transpeptidase produces MDFAMDRRQFLAGSAAFLATPAVAQDAVGFDETIERPEPQGPNPWGLHPRLMPTRIVHKAGMVPGHVHVDPIAKYLYHILDDGTAMRYGVAVGRSGLQSPGQYTIRRKVEWPSWQPTAAMIAREPDLYAEFASGVPGGPENPLGARALYLYDGDRDTYLRIHGTPQPWSIGTSASSGCVRMVNAHVIELYEKLPIGTVVHLHRPNYAITGNGTAA; encoded by the coding sequence ATGGATTTTGCTATGGATCGCAGACAGTTTCTTGCAGGCAGCGCCGCTTTTCTTGCGACCCCAGCCGTGGCACAAGATGCCGTAGGCTTTGACGAGACGATTGAGCGCCCCGAACCACAAGGCCCAAACCCGTGGGGGTTACATCCCCGGCTGATGCCGACACGGATTGTGCATAAGGCTGGCATGGTGCCAGGTCATGTGCATGTCGACCCGATTGCAAAATATCTCTACCACATTCTCGATGATGGCACCGCTATGCGCTACGGCGTGGCTGTTGGCCGTTCGGGCCTGCAATCGCCTGGGCAATATACGATCCGCCGCAAGGTTGAATGGCCGAGTTGGCAACCGACAGCCGCGATGATTGCGCGCGAACCAGATCTTTACGCAGAATTTGCAAGCGGTGTCCCCGGTGGGCCTGAAAACCCATTGGGTGCGCGCGCGCTTTATCTTTATGACGGGGATCGCGATACCTATTTGCGCATTCATGGCACGCCACAGCCTTGGTCAATCGGCACCAGCGCGTCATCGGGCTGCGTGCGTATGGTCAACGCGCATGTCATCGAGCTTTATGAAAAATTGCCGATTGGCACGGTCGTGCATCTGCATAGGCCGAATTACGCCATCACAGGCAACGGCACTGCCGCGTAA
- the pnp gene encoding polyribonucleotide nucleotidyltransferase, protein MFNEVKKSIQWGEETLTLETGKVARQADGTVIATLGETSVMANVTFAKEAKPGQDFFPLTVHYQEKYYAAGKVPGGFFKREARPTEKETLTARLIDRPIRPLFVSGFKHEVLVMCTVLSHDLVNDPDIVAMIAASAALTISGVPFMGPIAGCRVGFEDGEYILNPTVDDMQGLRNNPDQRLDLVVAGTKDAVMMVESEAYELTEDEMLGAVTFAHEQMQPVLDLIIDLAEVAANEPFDFTPPDYSALYEKVKSLGEAQMRDAYAILDKQDRVAAVSAAKEAIKAQLSEEELADENLGSALKKLESSVLRGSVVKDGKRIDGRALDAVRSIVSETGLLPRTHGSALFTRGETQALVVTTLGTGDDEQFIDALHGNFKENFLLHYNFPPYSVGEVGRVGSPGRREIGHGKLAWRALQAVLPAPTDFPYTIRVVSEITESNGSSSMASVCGGSLSMMDAGVPLKAPVAGVAMGLVLEEDGSYAILTDILGDEDHLGDMDFKVAGTEAGITSLQMDIKVAGITPEIMKKALAQAKAGRMHILGEMSKALSSANAFSAHAPRIETMQIPTDKIREVIGSGGKVIREIVETSGAKVDINDDGIIKIASANQDAIKAANDMIYSIVAEPEEGKVYKGKVVKIVDFGAFVNFFGKRDGLVHVSQIENRRLNHPSDVLQEGQEVWVKLLGFDDRGKVRLAMKMVDQETGEERSEEEASAE, encoded by the coding sequence ATGTTCAACGAAGTGAAAAAATCGATTCAATGGGGCGAGGAAACCCTCACCCTAGAAACGGGCAAGGTTGCCCGTCAGGCAGATGGCACAGTGATCGCAACGCTCGGGGAAACCAGCGTTATGGCAAATGTGACCTTCGCCAAAGAAGCTAAGCCAGGTCAGGATTTCTTTCCGCTGACTGTGCATTACCAAGAGAAATACTACGCCGCAGGCAAGGTGCCTGGTGGCTTTTTCAAGCGCGAAGCGCGTCCTACCGAAAAAGAGACGCTGACCGCGCGCTTGATCGACCGACCCATTCGCCCCTTGTTCGTTTCGGGCTTCAAGCACGAAGTTCTCGTGATGTGTACGGTTCTCAGCCATGATTTGGTGAATGATCCTGACATCGTTGCGATGATCGCCGCTTCTGCAGCGCTGACCATTTCGGGCGTGCCTTTCATGGGGCCGATTGCAGGCTGCCGCGTTGGCTTTGAGGATGGGGAATACATCCTGAACCCGACCGTTGACGATATGCAGGGTCTGCGCAACAACCCCGACCAGCGTTTGGATTTGGTTGTGGCGGGCACCAAAGACGCCGTGATGATGGTTGAATCCGAGGCCTATGAACTGACCGAGGATGAAATGCTCGGCGCGGTCACATTTGCCCATGAGCAAATGCAGCCCGTGCTTGATCTGATCATTGATCTGGCAGAAGTTGCGGCGAATGAGCCGTTTGATTTCACCCCACCCGATTACAGCGCGCTGTATGAAAAGGTGAAATCCTTGGGTGAAGCGCAGATGCGTGACGCCTATGCGATCCTTGATAAACAAGACCGCGTTGCCGCTGTATCCGCCGCAAAAGAAGCGATCAAAGCGCAGCTTTCCGAAGAAGAATTGGCAGATGAAAACCTTGGTTCGGCACTGAAGAAGCTGGAATCTTCGGTTCTGCGTGGTTCGGTTGTGAAAGACGGCAAGCGGATTGATGGCCGTGCCTTGGATGCGGTTCGTTCGATTGTCAGCGAAACGGGTCTTCTGCCCCGCACGCATGGCTCGGCGCTGTTCACCCGTGGTGAAACTCAGGCCTTGGTTGTGACCACGCTTGGCACAGGCGATGATGAGCAATTCATCGATGCGCTGCATGGCAATTTCAAAGAAAACTTCCTGCTGCATTACAACTTCCCCCCCTATTCTGTGGGCGAGGTTGGGCGTGTTGGCTCACCAGGTCGCCGTGAAATCGGCCATGGTAAGCTGGCTTGGCGTGCGTTGCAGGCGGTTCTGCCTGCGCCAACCGATTTCCCTTACACGATCCGCGTGGTTTCTGAGATCACAGAGTCGAACGGGTCTTCCTCAATGGCTTCGGTCTGTGGCGGTTCCTTGTCGATGATGGATGCAGGCGTGCCGTTGAAAGCCCCTGTTGCGGGTGTGGCCATGGGTCTGGTCTTGGAAGAAGATGGCTCCTACGCTATTTTGACCGATATCCTTGGTGATGAAGATCACCTTGGCGACATGGATTTCAAAGTGGCAGGCACTGAAGCGGGGATCACCTCGCTGCAGATGGACATCAAGGTTGCAGGGATCACCCCTGAAATCATGAAAAAGGCGCTTGCGCAGGCGAAAGCAGGGCGGATGCATATTCTTGGCGAAATGTCCAAGGCATTGTCTTCGGCCAATGCGTTCTCGGCACATGCCCCACGCATTGAGACCATGCAAATCCCAACCGACAAGATTCGCGAAGTGATCGGGTCTGGCGGTAAAGTGATCCGCGAGATCGTGGAAACCTCGGGCGCCAAGGTTGATATCAATGATGATGGCATCATCAAGATCGCAAGTGCGAACCAAGACGCCATCAAAGCGGCCAATGATATGATCTATTCCATCGTGGCTGAGCCTGAAGAAGGCAAGGTTTACAAAGGCAAAGTTGTCAAAATCGTTGATTTCGGTGCTTTCGTGAATTTCTTCGGCAAGCGCGATGGTCTCGTTCATGTCAGCCAGATCGAAAACCGCCGTCTGAACCATCCAAGCGATGTTCTTCAGGAGGGCCAAGAGGTCTGGGTGAAGCTCTTGGGCTTTGACGACCGCGGCAAAGTGCGTTTGGCCATGAAAATGGTTGACCAAGAGACTGGCGAAGAACGCAGCGAAGAAGAAGCATCAGCGGAGTAA
- the rpsO gene encoding 30S ribosomal protein S15: MSITAEEKNRLVKEFATKEGDTGSPEVQIAILTSRITTLTEHFKTHAKDNHSRRGLLKLVAQRRKLLDYVRGKDEARYQSLLERLGIRR, translated from the coding sequence ATGTCGATTACTGCTGAAGAAAAGAACCGTTTGGTCAAAGAATTTGCCACCAAAGAGGGCGACACTGGTTCCCCCGAGGTGCAGATCGCGATCCTGACATCGCGCATCACTACGCTGACTGAGCATTTTAAAACTCACGCAAAAGACAACCATTCGCGCCGCGGCTTGCTTAAGCTTGTTGCTCAGCGCCGTAAGTTGCTGGATTATGTGCGTGGGAAAGACGAAGCGCGTTACCAGTCGCTCCTCGAGCGTTTGGGCATCCGCCGCTAA
- a CDS encoding alpha/beta hydrolase: protein MDSAISGFVKEQIKTNGITLSVHHGGHGAPLILLHGYPQNHMCWSKVAPDLARDFHVIIPDLRGYGESEVVAADEEHRMYSKREMALDVAGVMDHFGIEKAHIAGHDRGARVAYRFALDHPDRLERLAILEIVPTVDFWAAWDAELAMKAYHWTFLAQPAPLPERMIATDGPAYMDWTLASWTYTKDLSAFSDAALAAYRAQAADPARIAAMCNDYRAGAFFDRGLDAEDRAAGRMITAPLCFLWAEAGFPARTGDPLGIWRAWAENVTGQAVANTGHFMPEEQPEAVLAALRAHFL, encoded by the coding sequence ATGGACAGCGCGATTTCAGGTTTTGTGAAGGAACAAATCAAAACCAACGGAATCACGCTTTCAGTGCATCATGGCGGTCATGGTGCGCCCTTGATTTTGCTGCATGGCTATCCTCAAAACCATATGTGCTGGTCAAAAGTCGCGCCCGATTTGGCCCGCGATTTTCATGTGATCATCCCTGATTTGCGCGGCTATGGTGAGAGTGAAGTTGTCGCCGCCGATGAAGAACATCGCATGTACTCCAAGCGTGAGATGGCTTTGGATGTGGCGGGCGTGATGGATCATTTCGGCATCGAAAAGGCCCATATTGCGGGGCATGATCGCGGCGCACGCGTGGCCTATCGCTTTGCTTTGGATCATCCTGATAGGCTTGAGCGTTTGGCGATTTTGGAAATCGTTCCGACCGTTGATTTTTGGGCGGCATGGGATGCGGAATTGGCGATGAAGGCCTATCACTGGACGTTCCTTGCGCAGCCCGCCCCTTTGCCCGAGCGGATGATCGCGACAGATGGGCCGGCCTATATGGATTGGACATTGGCCTCATGGACATATACCAAAGATCTAAGCGCCTTTTCTGACGCGGCTTTGGCCGCCTATCGCGCCCAAGCGGCTGATCCTGCGCGCATTGCAGCAATGTGCAACGATTACCGCGCGGGCGCATTTTTTGATCGCGGATTGGATGCAGAAGATCGGGCGGCGGGTCGGATGATCACGGCGCCCCTCTGCTTTCTCTGGGCTGAGGCAGGCTTTCCCGCGCGCACGGGTGATCCTTTGGGGATCTGGCGGGCATGGGCGGAAAACGTGACGGGGCAGGCCGTGGCCAATACAGGCCATTTCATGCCCGAAGAACAGCCTGAGGCGGTTTTGGCCGCCTTACGGGCGCATTTTCTTTAG
- a CDS encoding DUF1643 domain-containing protein, which translates to MIRRVFQKGDAASEAVYSDCEAYRYSLTRIWEGDGQRVGFVMLNPSTATETQNDPTVERCERRARALGFGSFTVVNIFAWRDTDPRAMRAAADPIGPANDDAILECATAAHQIICAWGAHGAFLGRGAQVAALLRQVEKPLYHLGLSKEGHPKHPLYIPYSTTPILWN; encoded by the coding sequence GTGATCCGCCGCGTGTTCCAAAAGGGTGATGCCGCGTCAGAGGCGGTCTATTCCGATTGTGAGGCCTATCGCTATAGCCTCACGCGGATTTGGGAGGGAGACGGCCAGCGCGTGGGGTTTGTGATGCTGAACCCCTCCACCGCGACCGAGACGCAAAACGACCCCACAGTCGAGCGCTGCGAACGCCGTGCCCGCGCGCTTGGGTTTGGCAGCTTCACAGTGGTGAATATTTTCGCATGGCGCGACACAGACCCCCGCGCGATGCGGGCCGCCGCTGATCCGATTGGGCCTGCCAATGATGATGCCATTTTAGAATGCGCAACTGCGGCGCATCAGATCATCTGTGCATGGGGGGCGCATGGGGCGTTTTTGGGGCGGGGGGCGCAGGTGGCGGCATTGCTGCGCCAAGTTGAAAAACCGCTTTACCATTTGGGATTGTCGAAGGAAGGTCATCCCAAACACCCGCTCTATATTCCCTATTCGACCACGCCAATTTTGTGGAATTGA
- the truB gene encoding tRNA pseudouridine(55) synthase TruB, whose translation MARRKRGRDISGWLIVDKPAGVSSNFVVNKVKWALDANKAGHAGTLDPEATGLLAVALGEATKTVPYITDALKAYEFEVTFGAATNTDDAEGEVIARSDLRPSDDDIRAGLAAFRGHITQIPPQYSAVKIDGQRAYALARAGEDVELSARPLYVETLDLVSRKNPESAVLEMVCGKGGYVRAIARDLGAALGCYGHVAWLRRLWSGPFDLDDAVSLEQVELAAKTTALDAALLPLEYALDGLPHVRATSEGAQRLRVGNPGQVMDAAPNYGDQAWASFEGRPVAIGRYMGGELHPSRVFNL comes from the coding sequence ATGGCACGGCGCAAACGGGGACGCGACATCTCAGGCTGGTTGATTGTCGATAAACCTGCGGGGGTGAGTTCCAACTTTGTGGTGAACAAAGTGAAATGGGCGTTGGATGCGAATAAAGCGGGCCATGCAGGCACGCTTGATCCTGAAGCGACAGGCCTTTTGGCGGTGGCGCTTGGCGAAGCAACCAAGACGGTGCCTTACATCACCGATGCCCTCAAAGCCTATGAGTTTGAAGTCACCTTTGGCGCGGCGACCAATACTGATGATGCCGAAGGCGAGGTGATCGCGCGCTCTGACCTGAGGCCGAGTGATGACGATATTCGTGCGGGCCTAGCCGCGTTTCGGGGGCATATCACGCAAATTCCGCCGCAATATTCAGCTGTGAAAATAGATGGTCAGCGCGCCTATGCCTTGGCGCGGGCGGGCGAAGATGTGGAACTATCCGCGCGGCCGCTTTACGTTGAGACGCTTGATCTGGTTTCGCGCAAAAACCCTGAGTCTGCTGTCTTAGAGATGGTCTGCGGCAAGGGGGGTTATGTGCGCGCGATTGCGCGCGATTTGGGTGCCGCATTGGGCTGTTATGGCCATGTTGCGTGGTTGCGCCGTCTGTGGTCGGGGCCTTTTGACTTGGACGATGCTGTGAGCTTGGAACAGGTTGAATTGGCCGCAAAAACCACGGCGCTTGATGCGGCTCTCTTGCCACTCGAATATGCGTTGGACGGTTTGCCACATGTGCGCGCAACCTCAGAAGGCGCGCAGCGCCTGCGGGTTGGAAACCCTGGGCAGGTGATGGATGCTGCACCCAATTATGGTGATCAAGCATGGGCCAGTTTTGAGGGGCGGCCTGTTGCCATTGGGCGGTATATGGGGGGCGAGCTGCATCCAAGCCGCGTGTTCAACCTGTGA
- a CDS encoding phosphodiester glycosidase family protein: protein MTGKIKSLLLGALCALGGGGPAVLWADQAPVSCADFRFEETPFTACEIDLTRAQMRLFLRDGAGEIFGSFLNVADSLPENQVLAFAMNGGMYHPDRRPVGLYVEQGQEEMRIITSDGPGNFGLLPNGVFCLNAGKAAVIEARSFEAAPPVCEYATQSGPMLVIDGALHPAFLPDSTSRYIRNGVGVRMDGTSVVAVISDAPVTFHQFARVFRDHFAINNALFLDGNVSRFYAPQLGRADFGLPLGPILGAVVDAQTGLE, encoded by the coding sequence ATGACGGGGAAGATTAAATCACTGCTTTTGGGCGCCTTATGTGCGCTGGGCGGAGGCGGGCCTGCAGTCCTATGGGCGGATCAGGCGCCTGTATCTTGCGCGGATTTTCGCTTTGAAGAAACGCCTTTCACCGCGTGTGAAATTGATTTGACCCGCGCTCAGATGCGGCTCTTTCTACGCGATGGTGCGGGCGAGATTTTTGGTTCCTTCCTCAATGTGGCTGACAGCTTACCTGAAAATCAGGTTTTGGCCTTTGCAATGAATGGCGGGATGTATCACCCTGATCGCCGACCTGTCGGTCTTTATGTTGAGCAAGGCCAAGAGGAGATGCGGATCATCACATCTGATGGGCCAGGTAATTTTGGCCTTCTGCCAAATGGCGTGTTCTGCCTGAATGCAGGGAAGGCCGCGGTGATTGAGGCGCGCAGCTTTGAAGCCGCGCCACCCGTTTGCGAATATGCGACACAATCTGGCCCGATGTTGGTGATTGATGGTGCGTTGCATCCCGCCTTTTTGCCCGACAGCACATCGCGATATATTCGCAACGGCGTTGGCGTTCGGATGGATGGGACATCTGTTGTGGCGGTGATTTCGGATGCGCCTGTCACATTCCACCAATTTGCCCGCGTGTTTCGGGATCATTTCGCCATCAACAACGCGCTGTTTTTGGACGGAAACGTATCCCGCTTCTATGCGCCGCAATTGGGGCGCGCGGATTTCGGTTTGCCCCTTGGGCCGATCTTAGGGGCTGTGGTTGACGCGCAAACAGGCCTAGAGTAA
- the rbfA gene encoding 30S ribosome-binding factor RbfA, producing the protein MAKNKFHEGPGPSQRQLRVGELIRRTLSDVLNRGEVHDAELNRLSITVGEVRATPDLKVAHVYVMPLGGGQREEALTALRRNTGELRRAISREMTLKYAPDLRFLIDETFDRMDETRRMFADEKVRRDVEAPDRDDGED; encoded by the coding sequence ATGGCAAAAAACAAGTTCCATGAGGGGCCAGGCCCATCACAGCGCCAGTTGCGCGTGGGCGAATTGATCCGCCGCACTCTGTCCGATGTGCTGAACCGCGGCGAAGTGCATGATGCCGAGCTTAATCGCCTGTCAATCACAGTGGGCGAAGTGCGCGCGACCCCAGACCTCAAAGTGGCGCATGTTTATGTGATGCCGTTGGGCGGTGGTCAGCGCGAGGAAGCCCTGACAGCGCTGCGGCGCAACACGGGCGAATTACGCCGCGCCATCAGTCGTGAGATGACGCTGAAATATGCACCTGACCTGCGGTTTTTGATTGATGAAACCTTTGATCGCATGGACGAGACGCGCCGTATGTTTGCCGATGAAAAAGTGCGCCGCGATGTCGAGGCCCCAGATCGCGATGACGGGGAAGATTAA
- a CDS encoding 4-hydroxy-tetrahydrodipicolinate reductase encodes MSESIGIIITGASGRMGRMLIETVEANPATHLVGVTERPGHTWIGQDLGAAMGRGEMGVPVVDDLLEILPKAKAIIDFTSPEATVAHSVLAAQARVAHVIGTTGMDDAALAKLKAAARHATVVRAGNMSLGVNLLVQITKQVAAALDEDFDIEIVEAHHNRKVDAPSGTAIMLGEAAAEGRGVSLADVRDAGRDGITGAREAGAIGFSAIRGGDIVGEHDVIFAAAGERLVLRHIATDRAIFARGALKAAIWAQDQGPGEFSMLDVLGL; translated from the coding sequence ATGAGCGAGTCAATCGGGATCATCATTACAGGCGCATCAGGCCGCATGGGGCGGATGTTGATCGAAACCGTAGAGGCCAACCCCGCCACCCATTTGGTCGGCGTCACCGAACGCCCGGGCCATACATGGATCGGTCAGGATTTGGGCGCAGCCATGGGGCGCGGTGAGATGGGTGTGCCAGTCGTGGACGACCTTCTTGAAATTTTGCCCAAAGCCAAAGCCATCATCGACTTCACATCGCCTGAAGCCACGGTGGCGCATTCAGTTTTGGCGGCCCAAGCCCGTGTGGCCCATGTCATTGGCACAACGGGCATGGATGATGCAGCGCTTGCAAAACTCAAGGCCGCCGCTCGCCATGCCACCGTCGTGCGCGCAGGCAATATGAGCCTAGGGGTCAACCTGCTCGTGCAGATCACCAAACAGGTGGCCGCTGCATTGGATGAGGATTTCGACATTGAAATCGTGGAGGCGCATCACAACCGCAAGGTTGATGCCCCTTCTGGCACGGCCATCATGCTCGGCGAAGCCGCCGCAGAGGGGCGCGGGGTTTCCCTTGCAGATGTCCGCGATGCAGGCCGTGACGGGATCACTGGCGCGCGGGAGGCGGGCGCAATAGGTTTTTCCGCCATTCGAGGCGGCGATATTGTCGGCGAGCATGATGTGATCTTTGCGGCGGCAGGGGAACGTCTTGTCCTGCGCCATATTGCAACGGATCGCGCCATTTTTGCGCGCGGCGCCCTCAAGGCTGCTATTTGGGCACAAGACCAAGGCCCAGGTGAATTTTCTATGCTGGATGTGCTTGGACTGTGA
- a CDS encoding dihydrodipicolinate reductase codes for MLNRLALGTMLGVLIVADAAAAEGFTPVTDRARFVSLIEGRELTRFGIRLTVEPDGDITGRAFGRPVTGDWAWQNGYFCRNLSFGAEPLEYNCQLVEEREGTLRFTADEGAGIYADLTLR; via the coding sequence ATGCTGAACAGATTGGCGCTCGGCACAATGCTTGGTGTCTTGATTGTGGCGGATGCCGCAGCGGCGGAAGGCTTTACGCCCGTGACGGATCGCGCAAGGTTCGTTTCTTTGATCGAAGGGCGCGAACTCACCCGTTTTGGCATTCGATTGACGGTTGAGCCTGATGGCGACATCACGGGCCGCGCCTTTGGACGCCCAGTTACGGGGGATTGGGCGTGGCAAAATGGCTATTTCTGCCGCAATCTCAGCTTTGGCGCAGAGCCATTAGAATATAATTGCCAATTGGTGGAGGAGCGGGAGGGCACCCTGCGATTTACGGCTGATGAGGGTGCGGGCATCTATGCTGACCTGACACTGCGCTAG
- a CDS encoding DUF1674 domain-containing protein, whose amino-acid sequence MSETKTDKRDLPPAAQRALAEAEARRAEAEAVELPKELGGRDGPEPVRYGDWEKKGIAIDF is encoded by the coding sequence ATGAGTGAGACTAAGACGGACAAGCGTGACCTGCCGCCCGCTGCACAGCGGGCCTTGGCGGAGGCGGAAGCCCGCCGCGCTGAGGCGGAAGCGGTAGAATTGCCCAAGGAGCTTGGGGGGCGCGATGGCCCCGAACCCGTGCGCTATGGCGATTGGGAGAAAAAAGGCATCGCCATTGATTTTTGA
- a CDS encoding 16S rRNA methyltransferase: MARTREEGRQDTQGLGPRKAALAILRAVYLDRQMVAHLDQPRGLAPEDRARAERLAQTVLRHTGRIDTLLSAYLERRPHPLAQNILRLGVAELLLDEAEAYGVVNAAVAIAKQGRATGGAAGLINAVLRKVDQEGRARWAQLAPQTLPVWLRKAVGGAWGETATRAIEAAHEAGAPIDITLRDQSAPFEAGEPLPTGSIRLPRQTQISTLGGYEAGTFWVQDAAAALPVKLLGDVSGKPVLDLCAAPGGKTMQLAAAGAKVTALDLSKHRMGRVRDNLRRTGLSADMVTADALEFNSGPWPIIVLDAPCSATGTIRRHPDLPFVKSAREVEALTKLQMQMLDHAISLLDTGGRMVFCTCSLLPNEGENQIKAALKRHPNLAVLPLDPTALGVDPAWISAEGGLRILPHYWQDRGGIDGFYMALLQKR; the protein is encoded by the coding sequence ATGGCGCGGACACGCGAAGAGGGTCGCCAAGACACCCAAGGTTTAGGCCCCCGCAAGGCCGCATTGGCCATTTTGCGCGCGGTTTATCTTGACCGCCAGATGGTCGCTCATCTCGACCAACCGCGCGGTCTTGCCCCCGAGGATCGCGCCCGCGCCGAGCGTTTGGCCCAAACGGTGCTGCGCCACACAGGCCGCATTGACACCTTGCTGTCAGCCTATCTCGAGCGCCGTCCACACCCATTGGCCCAAAATATTTTGCGCCTTGGGGTTGCAGAATTGTTGCTTGATGAAGCCGAAGCCTATGGCGTGGTCAACGCGGCTGTTGCCATCGCCAAACAAGGCCGCGCAACAGGCGGCGCGGCTGGTTTGATCAACGCTGTCCTGCGTAAGGTTGATCAAGAAGGGCGTGCAAGATGGGCGCAACTGGCCCCACAAACCTTGCCCGTTTGGTTGCGCAAAGCGGTTGGGGGGGCATGGGGCGAAACCGCAACCCGCGCGATTGAAGCAGCGCATGAGGCAGGTGCGCCAATTGACATCACCTTACGCGACCAAAGCGCCCCCTTCGAGGCAGGTGAACCCTTGCCCACAGGCAGCATCCGATTGCCGCGCCAAACCCAAATATCCACGCTAGGCGGCTATGAGGCGGGTACGTTTTGGGTGCAAGATGCCGCCGCCGCCCTTCCTGTGAAACTCTTAGGCGATGTGTCAGGGAAACCTGTGCTTGATCTATGCGCAGCACCTGGCGGCAAGACCATGCAGCTTGCAGCAGCAGGGGCGAAGGTCACCGCTCTTGATTTGTCGAAACACCGTATGGGCCGCGTGCGTGACAATCTACGCCGCACGGGCCTGTCGGCGGATATGGTCACGGCTGACGCGTTGGAATTCAACAGTGGCCCTTGGCCCATCATCGTGCTTGATGCGCCCTGCTCGGCGACAGGAACAATAAGACGGCACCCCGACCTGCCCTTCGTCAAATCCGCCCGTGAAGTGGAAGCGCTGACAAAGCTGCAAATGCAAATGCTTGATCATGCTATATCGCTTTTGGACACAGGCGGGCGCATGGTGTTTTGCACCTGCTCGCTCTTGCCCAATGAGGGTGAAAACCAAATCAAAGCCGCGCTGAAACGACACCCTAACCTCGCCGTCTTGCCACTTGATCCCACAGCACTTGGGGTTGATCCCGCATGGATCAGTGCCGAAGGCGGTCTGCGTATCTTGCCGCATTACTGGCAAGATCGTGGCGGAATTGACGGATTTTACATGGCGCTTTTGCAAAAGCGGTGA